The window TGACACCAATCCTAATCAGTTTATTCAAAATTGAACCTCATATTGCGATTGGTACAGATTTGCTTTATGCCTCGATCTCTAAGTTTTGTGGTTCTTTGGTTCATGCCAAAAAACTAAATATTGTCTGGCCGATTGTCATATGGCTTGCACTGGGTAGTATCCCTGCTTCCTTTGCCACAACTTGGGTACTTGAGCATCATCTTAGTCAATCTACGCACTATAAATCAGTGCTTACTATGGTGTTAGGCGTGATGCTGACCTTAACAGGCATTTCAATTATATTTCGTGCTCAGATTGAGAAGTTTTTTGATCGTTTTAGAAATCGTGAACAAGCGAATATGGAAAGTGAACAGCATGCTCTCCAACACAAACGCCGTTATATTTGGATTATGGGCGTTGTATTAGGTGTGTTGGTTACCCTTTCATCTGTTGGGGCGGGTGCTTTCGGTATTATGGCATTGGTTTTAATGTTTCCAAATTTACCTATGATTCGCATTATCGGCTCGGATGTCGTGCATGCAGTATTATTAACAGCTGTCGCTGGCTTAGGCCATATGTCTTCTGGCAATGTTGATTTCAGCTTATTAATGTGGTTATTGGTTGGCTCTATTCCTGCCATTGTTGTAGGTACACTGATTAGCTCTCGATTGCCTGAAAGATTTATCAGAAAAATATTAGGGATAACGCTCTTCGCACTCGGTTTAAACTTTATTGTGAATCCTGTAAAAGCAAAACCTAAGCCTGTTGAAACAGCTCAAGTGGTCATGAATCAACACACAACTCATTCTACGACAATAGTTTAAGTCTTAAATAGCCGATTGTTTATACACAATTTGTTTTAATCGCTAGTTAATCAATCGGTTTTTCGTGCTATATTCGTAGA is drawn from Acinetobacter suaedae and contains these coding sequences:
- a CDS encoding sulfite exporter TauE/SafE family protein, producing the protein MFGPIEFILAGVLVGFCVGITGVGGGSLMTPILISLFKIEPHIAIGTDLLYASISKFCGSLVHAKKLNIVWPIVIWLALGSIPASFATTWVLEHHLSQSTHYKSVLTMVLGVMLTLTGISIIFRAQIEKFFDRFRNREQANMESEQHALQHKRRYIWIMGVVLGVLVTLSSVGAGAFGIMALVLMFPNLPMIRIIGSDVVHAVLLTAVAGLGHMSSGNVDFSLLMWLLVGSIPAIVVGTLISSRLPERFIRKILGITLFALGLNFIVNPVKAKPKPVETAQVVMNQHTTHSTTIV